One Acinetobacter colistiniresistens DNA segment encodes these proteins:
- a CDS encoding TonB-dependent siderophore receptor, with the protein MSAFSPRKNLLTVEILKHSSPLLLSLLPVASWAETAVVQPTQLQTISVQAESSTGYIGSQSASTLRGNQKNLESPQTVNVVSKQYVKDYMPANLDNALTQVSGITQGNTLGGTQDTVMKRGFGENRDGSITVNGMPIVQGRTMNAAVEQVEVLKGPASLLYGIMDPGGVVNVITKKPERTQKTELSVYGSSFAAGKNGLGASLDSTGAINDSNFAYRFIADHSDADYWRNFGNLKQTLIAPSLAWDNGQTKVNLSYQYRDFDVPFDRSTIFDPNTKKALPISKYQRLDEAFNQMKGEAHLAQLLIDHQINDTWSAHLGYSYNYETYDANQLRVTKLNTANHTVTRRTDATLNAESVDSNAQAYLNGSVNLLGLKHDLQIGSDIEYRKYFRPDMVRGDTSTLDYLNPEFGAVEASRNIVASDSDQTDKLHTYGVYVQDAIHLNDQWIAVLGGRYLNYQQTAGRARPFKENTNSKDDAWLPHAGLVYQWNDQLSFYGSYTESLKPSSSIAPLGGNAVIDANVSPEQAKSYEIGAKYQLNDRIKANFALYDIKKRNVLAKITNAAKEVELHTTGAVRSKGAELDLTGRLTDQLDATLTYAYTDAKVTEDEIGLQGNRLSNVARDTASLALAYNYGELYHGNLRLGLSGNYVGKRAGDSENTFDLPEYTLANAFISYDTTIAKQAVNFQFNLNNLFDKTYYTASVNNLAVSQGDSRQAVLRATFKF; encoded by the coding sequence ATGTCTGCATTCTCCCCACGTAAAAATCTCCTTACTGTTGAAATTTTAAAACATAGCAGTCCTTTGCTGTTATCTCTCCTTCCAGTTGCGTCATGGGCAGAAACGGCGGTGGTTCAACCCACGCAACTACAGACCATTAGCGTGCAGGCTGAATCCAGCACTGGTTATATTGGATCACAATCGGCATCGACCTTGAGAGGCAATCAAAAAAATCTGGAAAGTCCACAAACAGTCAATGTAGTGTCTAAGCAGTATGTGAAGGATTATATGCCTGCAAACTTAGACAATGCACTGACTCAAGTGAGTGGTATTACCCAAGGCAATACATTAGGGGGCACTCAAGATACCGTGATGAAACGCGGCTTTGGTGAAAATCGTGACGGTTCAATTACCGTCAATGGTATGCCGATTGTACAAGGTCGCACCATGAATGCCGCCGTTGAACAAGTTGAAGTGTTAAAAGGCCCAGCTTCTTTACTTTATGGCATCATGGACCCAGGGGGGGTGGTCAATGTTATTACTAAAAAACCTGAACGCACACAAAAAACCGAGCTTTCAGTTTATGGGTCAAGTTTTGCTGCCGGTAAAAATGGTTTAGGTGCCAGTCTGGATAGCACGGGTGCAATTAATGACAGTAACTTTGCCTACCGTTTTATTGCAGATCATTCCGATGCGGACTACTGGCGTAATTTTGGCAATCTAAAGCAGACCTTGATCGCCCCATCCTTAGCTTGGGATAATGGCCAAACCAAAGTCAATCTCAGCTATCAGTATCGTGACTTTGATGTGCCTTTTGATCGTTCCACTATTTTTGATCCTAACACTAAGAAAGCCTTGCCGATTTCAAAATATCAACGCCTAGATGAAGCCTTTAACCAAATGAAAGGCGAAGCTCATCTGGCACAATTGCTGATTGACCATCAAATTAATGATACTTGGTCAGCACATTTAGGCTATAGCTATAACTATGAAACCTATGATGCCAACCAGTTACGTGTAACCAAGTTAAATACAGCCAATCATACAGTGACACGTCGTACCGATGCGACCTTAAATGCAGAAAGTGTCGACAGTAATGCCCAAGCCTATCTCAATGGCTCAGTCAATTTACTTGGCTTAAAGCATGATCTTCAAATTGGTTCAGATATCGAATACCGTAAATATTTCCGTCCAGATATGGTCCGTGGTGATACTTCAACTTTAGATTATTTAAATCCAGAGTTTGGTGCTGTTGAAGCCTCTCGGAATATCGTGGCATCCGATAGCGACCAAACCGATAAACTGCATACCTACGGCGTTTATGTTCAAGATGCAATTCACTTAAATGATCAATGGATTGCAGTACTGGGTGGCCGTTACCTCAATTATCAACAAACTGCTGGACGTGCCAGACCGTTTAAGGAAAACACCAACAGTAAAGATGATGCTTGGCTGCCCCATGCAGGTTTAGTTTACCAATGGAATGATCAGCTTTCCTTCTATGGCAGTTATACCGAATCACTTAAGCCATCGTCTTCTATCGCGCCTTTAGGTGGCAATGCAGTCATTGATGCAAACGTGAGTCCTGAACAAGCAAAATCCTATGAAATCGGTGCAAAATACCAACTCAATGATCGTATCAAAGCCAATTTTGCACTCTATGATATAAAAAAACGTAATGTGCTCGCCAAAATAACCAACGCTGCAAAAGAAGTCGAACTGCATACCACAGGCGCCGTACGTTCTAAAGGTGCTGAACTAGATCTTACCGGCCGTCTGACCGATCAGCTTGATGCAACCCTGACCTATGCCTATACCGATGCCAAGGTCACTGAAGATGAAATTGGTCTACAAGGCAATCGTTTGAGTAATGTCGCACGAGATACCGCGTCGCTTGCGCTGGCCTATAATTATGGTGAACTTTATCATGGCAACTTACGTTTAGGTCTCAGTGGCAATTATGTGGGTAAACGCGCAGGTGATTCAGAAAACACCTTTGATTTGCCTGAGTATACATTGGCCAATGCCTTTATCAGCTATGACACCACCATTGCCAAACAAGCAGTCAACTTCCAATTTAATTTAAATAATCTCTTTGACAAAACCTATTACAC